One window of Triticum dicoccoides isolate Atlit2015 ecotype Zavitan chromosome 5A, WEW_v2.0, whole genome shotgun sequence genomic DNA carries:
- the LOC119298059 gene encoding probable purine permease 11 codes for MADASAGNNAGSTSNAEVQIQIPAGPPKAEPGAPSKNSGAKNWRWWMMVSVDVFFVVAGQTSATLLGRYYYHQGGSSKWISTFVQTAGFPILFLALLCFPKSSGGGGASGDAPVAKVAVIYVILGLVIAADDMMYASGLKYLPVSTYSLICASQLAFNVVFSYVLNSQKLTGLIFNAVILLTLSDALLGVNHDETEDMSGMPRGKYLMGFLLTLGASGTYSLILSLMQLTFENVIKKHTYTAVLNMQIYTALVATIASMVGLFASGEWRMMTEEMDTFRSGQFSYFMTLVWTAVSWQITSVGVVGLVFEVSSLFSNVISTVSLPIVPLFAVLIFHDTMDGIKIISMLIAAWGFVSYLMQHFIDDKKARKAAAGG; via the exons ATGGCCGACGCCAGCGCAGGCAACAATGCGGGCAGCACGAGCAACGCCGAGGTCCAGATACAGATCCCTGCAG GGCCACCCAAAGCCGAGCCGGGGGCACCATCCAAGAACTCCGGCGCCAAGAACTGGCGGTGGTGGATGATGGTGTCGGTGGACGTCTTCTTCGTCGTCGCCGGCCAGACGTCCGCGACGCTGCTGGGGAGGTACTACTACCACCAGGGCGGCAGCAGCAAGTGGATATCAACGTTCGTGCAGACCGCTGGCTTCCCCATACTGTTCCTCGCCCTCTTGTGTTTCCCCAagtcgtccggcggcggcggcgccagcggCGACGCCCCGGTCGCCAAGGTCGCGGTGATCTACGTCATCCTGGGGCTCGTCATAGCCGCCGACGACATGATGTACGCCAGCGGCCTCAAGTACCTCCCGGTCTCCACCTACTCGCTCATCTGCGCCAGCCAGCTGGCCTTCAACGTCGTCTTCTCCTACGTGCTCAACTCGCAGAAGCTCACCGGCCTGATCTTCAACGCCGTGATCCTGCTGACGCTGTCGGACGCGCTCCTCGGGGTGAACCACGACGAGACGGAGGACATGAGCGGCATGCCTCGGGGCAAGTACCTCATGGGCTTCCTGCTGACGCTGGGGGCGTCGGGCACCTACTCGCTCATCCTCTCCCTCATGCAGctcaccttcgagaacgtgatcaaGAAGCACACCTACACGGCCGTGCTCAACATGCAGATATACACGGCGCTCGTCGCCACCATCGCGTCCATGGTCGGCCTCttcgccagcggcgagtggaggatgATGACGGAGGAGATGGACACCTTCCGCTCCGGCCAATTCTCCTACTTCATGACGCTGGTGTGGACGGCCGTGTCCTGGCAGATCACCTCCGTCGGGGTGGTGGGGCTCGTCTTCGAGGTCTCCTCCCTCTTCTCCAACGTCATCAGCACCGTGTCGCTGCCCATCGTGCCCCTCTTCGCCGTGCTCATTTTCCACGACACCATGGATGGGATAAAGATCATATCCATGCTCATCGCCGCCTGGGGGTTCGTTTCCTATCTCATGCAACACTTCATCGATGACAAGAAAGCTAGGAAGGCGGCAGCTGGTGGCTAG